Proteins co-encoded in one Cupriavidus nantongensis genomic window:
- a CDS encoding heavy metal translocating P-type ATPase, translating to MKSINVEVGGLVSSLSAEGVRRKLLQLPGVHHADVNYVAGSATVHLDEGQLSVEDLRQRIAECGYHCRGEQTPKHVCAPAAGVSADPSHAVHGHHGAPARQAQEMGHEGHHAHAPATAARAKAAATTPAAHAAHQAHAGDPAMDDMMHDMGHGSGSMQDMARDMRNRFFVALVFAIPVFFYSPMGKMFGDFQTPFGLDDKLFLFFLASAAIIYPGWPFYVAAWRALRNGVANMATLVVLSVGTGYLFSIGATFFYEGEVFYEAASVLLVFILLGHWLEMRARAGASDAIRALMDLAPPMATVVRNGVETKVPTAEVAAGELVVIKPGDKIPVDGEIVEGASQVDESMLTGESMPVKKGVGSTVVGASINKSGSFRYKATKVGADTALAQIVKLVQEAQNSKAPGQLLADHASQWLVLAAIVIGLLTFSVWYWVMGQTLLFALTLTITVFVIACPDALGLATPMAIMVGTGLGAMNGILFKNAAALENATKLTVVVFDKTGTLTLGQPDVVEMVAAPGVEETRLLATAAAVEKFSEHPLALAVLKRAGDMPTEVTENFTNIDGQGARATIGGETVLLGNRLLMQSEQVDLAPLASEATRLQGGGRTVVHVARGGRLIGLIAIADAVRPTSRETIAKLQARGVKVAMLTGDNQATAERIGKELGIDIVLADVLPGQKASKIKELQQQGHKVGMVGDGINDAPALTQADVGFAIGAGTDVAMESAQVVLMKSDPYDVVGAIELSRATLRKMHQNLWWAVAYNVLAFPLAAGVLYPFTLSPEVAALSMSGSSAIVAINALMLKRTRLPGIKRVTSRASVPAAASA from the coding sequence ATGAAGTCGATCAACGTTGAAGTCGGAGGGCTCGTATCGAGCCTGAGCGCGGAGGGAGTACGCCGCAAGCTGCTGCAGCTTCCCGGCGTCCATCATGCAGATGTCAACTATGTTGCGGGAAGCGCAACGGTCCATCTCGATGAGGGACAACTCAGTGTCGAGGATCTGCGCCAGCGCATCGCCGAATGCGGCTATCACTGCCGTGGCGAGCAGACGCCCAAGCACGTGTGCGCGCCCGCCGCTGGCGTCTCTGCCGACCCCAGCCATGCGGTGCACGGCCATCACGGCGCACCCGCACGTCAGGCGCAAGAGATGGGGCATGAGGGGCACCACGCGCATGCCCCCGCCACGGCCGCACGCGCGAAGGCTGCGGCCACGACGCCCGCCGCCCATGCTGCGCACCAGGCCCACGCAGGCGACCCTGCGATGGACGACATGATGCACGACATGGGCCACGGGTCGGGCTCGATGCAGGACATGGCTCGGGACATGCGCAATCGCTTCTTCGTGGCCCTGGTCTTCGCCATTCCCGTGTTCTTCTATTCCCCGATGGGGAAGATGTTCGGCGACTTCCAGACGCCGTTCGGGCTGGACGACAAGCTCTTTCTTTTCTTCCTCGCAAGTGCCGCGATCATCTATCCAGGTTGGCCTTTCTACGTGGCGGCGTGGCGCGCGCTGCGCAACGGCGTCGCCAACATGGCCACGTTGGTCGTGCTGTCGGTGGGCACCGGCTACCTGTTCAGCATCGGCGCGACCTTCTTCTACGAGGGTGAGGTGTTCTATGAAGCGGCATCGGTGCTGCTGGTCTTCATCCTGCTGGGGCACTGGCTGGAGATGCGCGCCCGCGCGGGCGCATCCGACGCGATTCGCGCGTTGATGGATCTCGCCCCACCCATGGCCACGGTCGTGCGCAACGGGGTGGAGACCAAGGTACCGACCGCCGAGGTTGCAGCCGGGGAACTGGTCGTGATCAAGCCCGGCGACAAGATCCCGGTGGATGGCGAGATCGTCGAGGGCGCGTCACAAGTGGACGAGTCGATGCTGACGGGCGAGTCCATGCCGGTCAAGAAGGGCGTGGGCAGCACCGTCGTAGGCGCCAGCATCAACAAGAGCGGGAGCTTTCGCTACAAGGCCACGAAGGTCGGCGCGGACACGGCCTTGGCGCAGATTGTCAAGCTGGTCCAGGAGGCCCAGAACTCGAAGGCCCCCGGCCAGCTGCTGGCCGACCACGCATCCCAGTGGCTGGTGCTGGCGGCGATCGTGATTGGCCTGCTGACCTTCAGCGTCTGGTACTGGGTGATGGGACAGACATTACTGTTCGCACTCACCTTGACCATCACCGTGTTCGTGATCGCATGCCCTGATGCGCTGGGGCTGGCCACCCCGATGGCCATCATGGTCGGGACCGGGCTGGGCGCAATGAACGGCATTCTCTTCAAGAATGCGGCCGCATTGGAGAACGCCACCAAGTTGACGGTCGTGGTGTTCGACAAGACCGGCACCTTGACACTGGGGCAGCCCGATGTCGTCGAGATGGTGGCCGCGCCCGGTGTCGAGGAGACGCGGCTTCTGGCGACGGCCGCCGCGGTGGAGAAGTTCTCCGAGCACCCCCTCGCGCTCGCAGTGCTCAAGCGTGCGGGAGACATGCCGACGGAGGTCACCGAGAACTTCACCAACATCGATGGGCAAGGCGCACGGGCCACTATCGGGGGCGAGACGGTGCTCCTGGGCAACCGGCTGCTGATGCAGTCGGAACAGGTGGATCTGGCTCCCCTTGCCAGCGAGGCAACGCGGCTGCAAGGCGGGGGGCGCACTGTGGTCCACGTCGCGCGCGGTGGCCGGCTGATCGGCCTCATCGCGATCGCCGATGCCGTGCGGCCGACCTCGCGCGAGACGATCGCCAAGCTGCAGGCACGCGGCGTGAAGGTCGCGATGCTGACCGGCGACAACCAGGCGACCGCCGAGCGCATCGGCAAGGAACTGGGCATCGACATCGTGCTTGCGGATGTGTTGCCCGGGCAGAAGGCCTCCAAGATCAAGGAACTGCAGCAGCAGGGTCACAAGGTCGGCATGGTCGGCGACGGCATCAACGACGCTCCGGCGCTGACGCAGGCCGACGTGGGCTTTGCGATTGGCGCGGGGACGGACGTTGCGATGGAAAGCGCCCAGGTGGTGTTGATGAAGAGTGACCCCTACGACGTGGTCGGGGCCATCGAACTGTCCCGGGCGACGCTGCGCAAGATGCACCAGAACCTCTGGTGGGCCGTGGCCTACAACGTGCTCGCCTTCCCGCTGGCGGCCGGGGTGCTGTATCCGTTCACCTTGTCGCCCGAGGTCGCTGCATTGTCCATGTCGGGCAGTTCCGCGATCGTCGCGATCAATGCGCTGATGCTCAAGCGCACGCGCCTGCCGGGGATCAAGCGCGTGACGTCGCGTGCCAG
- the ppk2 gene encoding polyphosphate kinase 2 → MAKNKKGAKGAKHKADVDGTGTAHGSARDETATRSIGREDYEAQLHMLQIELVKLQRHFIKCNDRILILLEGRDGAGKDGSIKRLVEHLSPRETRVVALGKPSDRDRTGWYFQRYVPHLPVGEELVVFNRSWYNRAGVEPVMGFCTAEEHEEFMNSVPKFEEMLVNSGIKLLKYYLDIGKKEQSRRLGERRRDPLKQWKSSPVDAVALKHWDGYTRARDEMFMRTHTAAAPWSVVHADNKRLARLNLIRDILSRLHYAGKKHKVIAPDREIVFEFSQDCLDSGRLAR, encoded by the coding sequence ATGGCAAAGAACAAGAAGGGCGCCAAAGGCGCCAAGCACAAGGCCGATGTGGACGGCACCGGCACTGCCCACGGCTCAGCGCGCGACGAGACAGCGACACGCTCGATCGGCCGCGAGGACTACGAAGCACAGTTGCACATGCTGCAGATCGAACTGGTGAAACTGCAGCGGCATTTCATCAAATGCAACGACCGTATCCTGATCCTCTTGGAGGGAAGGGACGGCGCAGGCAAGGACGGCAGCATCAAGCGGCTGGTCGAACACCTGAGTCCTCGGGAAACACGGGTCGTCGCGCTAGGAAAGCCCTCCGACCGGGATCGCACGGGCTGGTACTTCCAGCGCTACGTCCCGCACCTGCCAGTTGGCGAAGAGCTCGTGGTGTTCAACCGCAGTTGGTACAACCGTGCGGGCGTGGAACCGGTGATGGGCTTCTGTACCGCCGAGGAGCACGAGGAATTCATGAACTCAGTGCCCAAGTTCGAGGAGATGCTGGTCAACTCCGGTATCAAGCTGCTGAAGTATTACCTCGACATCGGCAAGAAGGAGCAGAGCCGCCGGCTCGGGGAACGCCGCCGTGATCCCCTCAAACAGTGGAAGTCGAGCCCGGTGGATGCCGTCGCGCTGAAGCACTGGGACGGCTATACACGGGCGCGCGACGAGATGTTCATGCGCACCCATACGGCCGCGGCGCCCTGGTCTGTCGTGCACGCCGACAACAAACGGTTGGCGAGGCTCAACCTGATCAGAGACATCCTCTCCCGGCTGCATTACGCCGGCAAGAAGCACAAGGTCATCGCTCCCGACCGGGAGATCGTCTTCGAGTTCTCGCAGGACTGCCTGGACTCGGGCCGACTCGCTCGTTGA
- a CDS encoding methyltransferase family protein gives MNHDAPAYGLWLLVLVNSAVFIMFAFSFFKPQTSRDWRTFGTFAAFIVALFVEMYGFPLTLYVLSGWLQTKYPSLDLLSHNSGHLWSTLLGESGDPHFSPLHIASYIFIGGGFWLLSSAWTVLYHAQRHAQLAVSGPYARIRHPQYVAFVAILFGFLLQWPTLLTLLMFPFLVVMYSRLAVNEEKDMRKQFGAEFDAYAARTPRFLPSLSDTRQRG, from the coding sequence ATGAACCACGATGCGCCCGCTTATGGGCTTTGGCTGCTCGTCCTCGTGAACTCGGCGGTCTTCATCATGTTCGCCTTCAGCTTCTTCAAACCGCAGACCTCGCGCGACTGGAGAACCTTCGGGACATTCGCAGCGTTCATTGTTGCCTTGTTCGTCGAGATGTACGGCTTTCCGCTGACGCTGTACGTGCTGTCCGGCTGGCTTCAGACCAAGTATCCCAGTCTGGACTTGCTGTCGCACAACAGCGGCCATCTCTGGTCGACCCTGCTGGGCGAGAGCGGCGACCCTCACTTCAGCCCGCTTCATATCGCGAGCTACATCTTCATCGGGGGCGGCTTCTGGCTTCTGTCGAGCGCCTGGACGGTGCTCTACCACGCGCAACGGCACGCCCAACTTGCCGTGAGCGGCCCATACGCCAGGATTCGGCACCCGCAGTATGTGGCCTTCGTGGCGATCCTTTTCGGCTTTCTGCTGCAGTGGCCGACGCTGTTGACGCTGCTGATGTTCCCCTTCCTCGTCGTGATGTATTCGAGGCTGGCTGTCAACGAGGAGAAGGACATGCGCAAGCAGTTCGGCGCCGAGTTCGACGCCTATGCCGCGCGCACGCCGCGCTTCCTTCCCTCCCTCTCGGACACGCGCCAGCGAGGCTGA
- a CDS encoding DUF2933 domain-containing protein yields the protein MTTSHRTGPRFSRSRWFLGFLVFLAVSIYMLLTEHRGHYLAALPLVLLATCVIAHVLMHRHAVPGDGSKANPPYPGERK from the coding sequence ATGACAACTTCTCACCGCACCGGTCCAAGGTTTTCGCGCTCGCGATGGTTCCTGGGCTTTCTGGTCTTCCTGGCCGTGAGCATCTACATGCTGCTGACGGAACACCGCGGGCACTACCTGGCCGCGCTGCCACTGGTCCTCCTGGCGACTTGCGTCATCGCTCATGTGCTGATGCATCGCCATGCCGTACCAGGCGACGGTAGCAAGGCGAATCCACCGTACCCGGGAGAGCGCAAATGA